Proteins from a genomic interval of Cyanobium sp. AMD-g:
- the argS gene encoding arginine--tRNA ligase, which yields MLRLAETLNTLLVGALESAFPEASAAARVAGAPLDPQLGPASKPEFGDFQANGALALARPLRLAPRAIASAIVAQLEADPAVAALCLPPEIAGPGFINLTLRPEVLAAEVARCLADPRLGVEAVAGGGAPVVVDFSSPNIAKEMHVGHLRSTIIGDALARVLEFRGHPVLRLNHVGDWGTQFGMLITHLKQVAPEALDTADAVDLGDLVAFYRQAKARFDSDDTFQATAREEVVKLQSGDPTSRRAWQLLCDQSRREFQRLYDRLDIRLDERGESFYNPYLEAVVADLAAAGLLVSDGGAQCVFLEGESGAASQSPPVIVRKSDGGFNYATTDLAAIRYRFAAPPGGDGARRVIYVTDAGQASHFAGVFQVARRAGWIPEDGRLEHVPFGLVQGEDGKKLKTRSGDTVRLKELLDEAVERCEADLRRRLAEEERQEDGAFIQEVATTVGLAAVKYADLSTNRITNYQFSFDRMLALSGNTAPYLLYAVVRIAGIARKGGADAAGAAFPAPLVFGEPQEWALVRQLLQFDTVILEVEQELLPNRLCSYLFELSQVFNRFYDQVPVLKAEEPARGSRLALCRLTADTLKLGLGLLGIPTLERM from the coding sequence ATGCTGCGCCTTGCCGAAACCCTGAACACCCTGTTGGTGGGGGCACTGGAGAGCGCGTTCCCCGAGGCGTCTGCCGCCGCCCGTGTCGCTGGAGCGCCCCTCGACCCCCAGCTCGGGCCCGCCTCGAAGCCGGAGTTCGGCGATTTTCAGGCCAACGGCGCCCTGGCCCTGGCCCGGCCCCTGCGCCTCGCCCCCCGGGCGATTGCTTCAGCGATCGTGGCCCAGCTGGAGGCGGATCCAGCCGTCGCGGCGTTGTGCCTGCCGCCGGAGATCGCCGGCCCGGGCTTCATCAACCTCACCCTCCGGCCTGAGGTGCTCGCCGCCGAGGTGGCTCGCTGCCTGGCCGATCCCCGGCTGGGGGTGGAGGCCGTGGCCGGCGGCGGCGCGCCGGTGGTGGTGGACTTCTCCAGCCCCAACATCGCCAAGGAGATGCACGTGGGGCACCTGCGCTCCACGATCATCGGCGACGCCCTGGCCCGGGTGCTGGAGTTCCGCGGCCATCCGGTGCTGCGGCTCAACCATGTCGGCGACTGGGGCACCCAGTTCGGCATGCTCATCACCCACCTCAAGCAGGTGGCGCCCGAGGCCCTCGACACCGCCGATGCCGTCGACCTGGGCGACCTGGTGGCCTTCTACCGCCAGGCCAAGGCCCGCTTCGACAGCGACGACACCTTCCAGGCCACCGCGCGCGAAGAAGTGGTGAAGCTGCAGAGCGGCGATCCGACCAGCCGCCGCGCCTGGCAACTGCTCTGCGACCAGTCGCGACGGGAATTCCAGCGCCTCTACGACCGCCTCGACATCCGCCTCGACGAGCGTGGTGAATCCTTCTACAACCCCTATCTGGAAGCGGTGGTGGCCGACCTGGCCGCCGCGGGTCTGCTGGTGAGCGACGGCGGCGCCCAGTGTGTGTTTCTCGAAGGGGAAAGCGGTGCGGCCAGCCAGTCACCGCCGGTGATCGTGCGCAAGAGCGACGGCGGCTTCAACTACGCCACCACCGATCTGGCCGCCATCCGCTACCGGTTCGCCGCGCCTCCCGGTGGCGATGGGGCCCGCCGGGTCATCTACGTCACCGACGCCGGCCAGGCCAGCCATTTCGCCGGGGTGTTCCAGGTGGCTCGCCGCGCCGGCTGGATCCCCGAGGACGGCCGTCTGGAGCACGTGCCCTTCGGGCTGGTGCAGGGGGAGGACGGCAAGAAGCTCAAGACCCGCTCCGGCGACACCGTGCGGCTCAAGGAGCTGCTGGATGAGGCGGTGGAGCGCTGCGAGGCCGACCTGCGCCGCCGCCTGGCCGAGGAGGAACGCCAGGAGGACGGGGCCTTCATTCAGGAGGTGGCCACCACCGTGGGCCTGGCGGCGGTGAAGTACGCCGATCTGTCCACCAACCGGATCACCAACTACCAGTTCAGCTTCGATCGCATGCTGGCCCTCAGCGGCAACACCGCCCCCTACCTTCTTTACGCGGTGGTGCGGATCGCTGGGATCGCGCGCAAGGGTGGTGCCGATGCCGCCGGCGCCGCCTTCCCAGCGCCCCTGGTGTTCGGCGAACCCCAGGAGTGGGCGCTGGTGCGCCAGCTGCTGCAGTTCGACACCGTGATCCTGGAGGTGGAGCAGGAACTGCTGCCCAACCGGCTGTGCAGCTACCTCTTTGAACTCTCCCAGGTGTTCAACCGCTTCTACGACCAGGTGCCTGTGCTGAAGGCCGAAG
- a CDS encoding HpsJ family protein, with product MSETPQSKSLEEAIFADRLAMVAMALFCVYLISVLAFILPPRLLDPLWQLSNIKIAVEAAPIPLIGLALLYLAAYLCPANIQLQRRRKALARLAILASLGFLMIVPLQAHAVWTLYSRSNSVASEQQASATERGNAVRQAIERATSTEDLQKRLLALQSPDLSITLDPERFPAVPLPQLKRQLLSRVDQAEGQFKARVAPIDPATGERITRESLRVMISSLAFSIAFAALAQRKNSIVPFLVEVPDLLAPLMSVLRPRRPGTGQISDGMPFQNSASKREAEFFASLAPPEDEQPPKP from the coding sequence ATGAGTGAGACCCCACAAAGCAAAAGTCTTGAGGAGGCGATATTCGCCGATCGTTTGGCCATGGTTGCCATGGCTCTGTTTTGCGTCTATCTGATTTCGGTTCTGGCGTTCATCCTGCCGCCCAGGTTGCTCGATCCACTCTGGCAACTCAGCAATATCAAGATCGCCGTGGAAGCAGCACCCATTCCCCTGATTGGTCTGGCGCTCCTCTACTTAGCAGCCTATCTGTGCCCCGCCAACATCCAGCTTCAGAGGCGTCGGAAGGCTTTGGCTCGGCTGGCCATCCTGGCCTCCCTCGGGTTTCTAATGATCGTTCCCTTGCAGGCCCATGCCGTCTGGACGCTTTATAGCCGTTCCAATTCTGTCGCAAGCGAGCAGCAGGCCAGCGCCACCGAACGGGGAAACGCCGTTCGTCAGGCCATCGAGCGGGCCACCAGCACGGAAGATCTTCAGAAACGCCTTCTGGCCTTGCAGAGTCCTGATCTGAGCATCACTTTGGATCCCGAGCGATTTCCTGCTGTACCCCTGCCGCAACTGAAAAGACAACTTCTTTCTCGAGTGGATCAGGCGGAAGGCCAGTTCAAGGCGAGAGTCGCACCCATCGACCCTGCCACCGGTGAACGCATCACCAGGGAAAGCCTGCGGGTCATGATCTCTTCGCTCGCCTTCTCGATCGCCTTCGCCGCACTTGCCCAGAGAAAGAACAGCATCGTCCCCTTCCTGGTGGAAGTGCCGGATTTGCTAGCCCCACTCATGTCTGTGCTCAGGCCTCGTCGACCCGGAACTGGCCAGATCAGTGATGGCATGCCGTTCCAGAACTCGGCGTCAAAACGCGAAGCTGAATTCTTTGCGTCCCTAGCACCTCCCGAGGATGAGCAACCCCCAAAGCCCTGA
- a CDS encoding zinc-dependent metalloprotease family protein, translating into MTSHQALSDSLPGAKPTTAAMGPSCGCRACSVLAVSTGDGAEAWDTTTDQAPLVMDGVVTLGAGVDLSKVFQLHSNPTATKTIFLDFDGYAINNTPWENGGNLSLRGFYNTLDATALTEIQRIWQRVAEDFSPFNVNVTTQDPGTENLRKVGTGDDRWGIRVAFTSNLNLLTGKAIINAGGGGTAYYNSFTWSTDDVALVFNRGEYTAAETASHEVGHTLGLTHDGDATSEYYGGHGGTGPTSWGTIMGAAWLGNDENLTQWTKGQYAGASNAQDDLATITNGNGFSYAADDHGNSFATATALTGLSFSSFGIVERNTDVDMFRFETGAGLVSFNIVNASRAFTGSAGNYVTEYLAARGANLDIAATLYRADQSIVQTFNPADLTTASFSINLTAGTYYLGIDGVGFGTPLATTPTGYTDYGSLGQYMVSGTVQSATSTPPPTTTTTPPPTTSTLQVVDPNGAVQLLRDTSTDLVSVKANGVTAPVRFQGAQLRAGQFAGWQILAAETVSSNQNQILWKELSTGRLHFWSVDSGWNYISSGAIVDPSSSQGLLLQQQFMVDASGTPLTTPPPTTTTTPPPTTNTSTALQMIDPNGSVRLLRDTTTDLVSVQINNVTSPVRFQGAQLKATQFAGWQILAAETVSSNQNQILWKELSTGRLHFWSVDSSWNYISSEAIVDPSSSQGLLLQQQFMVDASGTPLTIQPPTTSTLQVLDPNGTVRLLRDTTTDLVSVQINNVTSPVRFQGAQLKATQFAGWQILAAETVGSNQNQILWKELSTGRLHYWSVDSSWNYISSEAIVDPSSSQGLLLQQQFMVNASGTPLTGLSPNAAAEAVDPIIGGGTSLAPVAVDDFGAAPATFGELLPADPTFTTTPILALDELSSLGQSNPTDLLASPFPSAGSASSPTTPWLVATQPLL; encoded by the coding sequence ATGACCAGCCATCAGGCTCTGAGCGATTCCCTGCCCGGGGCGAAACCCACCACCGCTGCAATGGGCCCCAGCTGCGGCTGCAGGGCCTGCAGCGTGCTGGCCGTCAGCACCGGTGACGGTGCCGAGGCCTGGGACACCACCACCGACCAGGCCCCCTTGGTCATGGACGGCGTGGTGACCCTCGGCGCAGGTGTGGATCTGAGCAAGGTGTTCCAACTGCACAGCAACCCAACCGCCACGAAAACGATCTTCCTTGACTTCGATGGCTATGCCATCAACAACACCCCCTGGGAGAACGGCGGCAACCTGAGCCTGAGGGGTTTCTACAACACCCTTGATGCCACCGCACTCACGGAAATTCAGCGGATCTGGCAACGGGTCGCCGAGGACTTCTCACCCTTCAATGTCAACGTCACCACCCAGGACCCTGGCACCGAAAACCTGCGCAAAGTCGGCACAGGAGATGACCGCTGGGGCATTCGCGTGGCCTTCACCAGCAACCTCAACCTGCTGACCGGCAAAGCCATCATCAACGCCGGTGGCGGCGGTACCGCGTACTACAACAGCTTCACTTGGAGTACCGATGATGTAGCACTCGTATTCAACAGGGGTGAATACACCGCGGCCGAAACGGCCAGCCACGAAGTGGGCCACACCCTTGGCCTCACCCATGATGGCGACGCCACCAGCGAGTACTACGGCGGCCATGGCGGCACCGGTCCCACCAGCTGGGGCACCATCATGGGGGCCGCCTGGCTGGGCAACGACGAGAATCTGACCCAGTGGACCAAGGGGCAGTACGCGGGTGCCAGCAACGCCCAGGACGACCTCGCCACGATCACCAACGGCAACGGCTTCTCCTATGCCGCCGATGACCACGGCAATAGCTTCGCCACCGCCACGGCGCTGACCGGCCTGAGCTTCAGCAGCTTCGGCATCGTTGAGCGCAACACCGATGTGGACATGTTCCGCTTCGAGACCGGCGCCGGCCTGGTCTCCTTCAACATCGTCAACGCCTCCAGGGCGTTCACCGGCAGCGCTGGCAACTACGTCACCGAATACCTCGCCGCCCGCGGCGCCAACCTGGACATTGCTGCCACCCTCTACCGGGCCGACCAGAGCATCGTCCAGACCTTCAATCCGGCCGATCTCACCACGGCCAGCTTCTCCATCAACCTCACCGCCGGCACCTACTACCTCGGCATCGACGGCGTCGGCTTCGGCACTCCTCTGGCCACCACTCCCACCGGGTACACCGACTACGGCAGCCTCGGCCAATACATGGTGAGCGGCACCGTTCAGTCCGCCACCAGCACCCCACCTCCAACCACCACCACGACCCCACCCCCGACCACCAGCACCCTCCAGGTGGTGGATCCCAACGGCGCCGTGCAGTTGCTCCGCGACACCAGCACCGATCTGGTCTCCGTCAAGGCCAACGGCGTCACCGCTCCGGTTCGCTTCCAGGGCGCCCAGCTCAGGGCTGGTCAGTTCGCCGGTTGGCAGATCCTCGCGGCCGAAACCGTCAGCAGCAACCAGAACCAGATTCTCTGGAAGGAACTGTCCACTGGACGCCTCCACTTCTGGTCCGTCGACAGCGGCTGGAACTACATCTCCTCCGGCGCCATCGTCGATCCCTCCAGCAGCCAGGGCCTGCTGCTCCAGCAGCAGTTCATGGTCGACGCCTCGGGCACACCGCTGACCACCCCACCCCCAACCACCACCACGACCCCTCCTCCGACCACAAACACGAGCACCGCCCTCCAGATGATCGATCCCAACGGATCCGTTCGTCTGCTCCGCGACACCACAACTGACCTGGTCTCCGTTCAGATCAACAACGTCACCTCACCGGTTCGCTTCCAGGGTGCCCAGCTCAAGGCCACTCAGTTCGCCGGTTGGCAGATCCTCGCGGCCGAAACCGTCAGCAGCAACCAGAACCAGATTCTCTGGAAGGAACTGTCCACTGGACGCCTCCACTTCTGGTCCGTCGACAGCAGCTGGAACTACATCTCCTCTGAGGCCATCGTCGATCCCTCCAGCAGCCAGGGGCTCCTGCTCCAGCAGCAGTTCATGGTCGACGCCTCGGGCACACCGCTGACCATCCAACCCCCGACCACGAGCACCCTCCAGGTGCTGGATCCCAACGGCACCGTTCGTCTGCTCCGCGACACCACAACTGACCTGGTCTCCGTTCAGATCAACAACGTCACCTCACCGGTTCGCTTCCAGGGTGCCCAGCTCAAGGCCACTCAGTTCGCCGGTTGGCAGATCCTCGCGGCTGAAACCGTCGGCAGCAACCAGAACCAGATTCTCTGGAAGGAACTGTCCACAGGACGCCTCCACTACTGGTCCGTCGACAGCAGCTGGAACTACATCTCCTCTGAGGCCATCGTCGATCCTTCCAGCAGCCAGGGGCTGCTGCTCCAGCAGCAGTTCATGGTCAACGCCTCGGGCACACCGCTGACCGGCCTGTCGCCGAATGCTGCCGCTGAGGCGGTCGACCCGATCATCGGCGGCGGCACCAGCCTCGCTCCGGTCGCGGTCGACGACTTCGGCGCCGCTCCAGCGACCTTCGGCGAACTCCTGCCCGCCGATCCGACCTTCACCACCACGCCGATCCTGGCCCTGGATGAGCTGTCCTCCCTTGGCCAGTCCAACCCCACGGACCTGCTGGCATCGCCCTTCCCATCCGCCGGCTCGGCCTCCTCGCCGACCACCCCCTGGCTGGTCGCCACCCAGCCCCTGCTGTGA